ACCAGCATCGCCACCGTGATCGGCGCGGCCGAGCTGATGTACCAGGCCCAGCGCGTCGAGACCGCCAGCTTCCGCGGCTTCGAGACCTTTGCGGTGGTCACCGCCGGCTACCTGGGCATCTCCCTGCTCATCACCGCGCTGGCCCAGCTCTACCAATGGCGCTACCCGGTCAGGCTGCGGGCATCATGAGCGAGCTGATCGACACCTACTGGCTCTACTTCCTGGTCGGCCAGTACCCGAACGGCCCGCTGGGCGGCCTGGCCCTGACCCTGGTGCTGGCCAGCCTGGGCCTGCTGCTGGCCCTGCCGCTGGGCGTGCTGCTGGGCCTGGCGCGCGTGAGCCCGCTGCCCTGGCTGCGCCTGCCGGTCACCGGCCTGGTGTTCGTGGTGCGCGGCACGCCGCTGCTGATGGTGGTGTTCTGGGCCTATTTCTTCCTGCCCGGCGTCACCGGCCTCAAGACCAACCAGTTCGCCACCATGCTGGCCGCCCTGGTGCTGTTCGACGCCGCCTACCTGGCCGAGATCGTGCGCGCCGGCCTGCAGGCCCTGCCCAAGGGCCAGCTGCAGGCGGCGCGTTCGCTGGGCATGAGCTATCCGCAGGCGCTGCGCCTGGTGCTGCTGCCGCAGGCCCTGCGTCACATGCTGCCCTCGCTGGTGAACCAGTTCGTCTCCACCATCAAGGAGACCTCGCTGGGCACCATCATCGGCCTCTCGGAGCTCTCCTACATCGCCAACCAGATCAACGCCCAGGTGCTTGTCAAGCCGCTGCAGGTCTACGCCACCCTGGCCGGCAGCTACTTCGTGCTCTGCTTCGGGCTCTCGCGCGTCGCTTATGCGCTGGAGCGCCGGCTCAATACACGGGCTGCTTGACGCGGCGCGCGCGCACCCCGTCGGCCTGCAACTCTCGATCGGCATCGAGCACATCCCGATCTGCTGGCCGATCTGGAGCAGGCGCTGGCCGCGGTCTGAGCGGCAGCCGGCGGTGGGCCGGCCTCGCTCAGCCCGCGCGGCGGCGCAGCGGCCACATCAGCAGCGCCCCCAGCAGCAGCACGCCCACGCCCACCACTGCGCCCGCCTTCACATAGACGAGGCTGGACCACAGCACATAGGCGCTGCTGGCCGCAAAGGCGAGCGGCAACCAGGGATAGAGCGGCACCCTGAAGGGCCGCGGCGCATCCGGCTCACGCCGGCGCAGCACCATCAGGGCCAGGGCGCTGAGCGTCATGAAGAACCAGTAGACCGGCGAGAGATAGTCCACCATGGTGGCAAAGCCGCCACGCGTGAGCGTGCCGAAGCCCACCAGGGCCAGGGCCACCCCGCTGGTGGCCAGCACCGCCGCGGTGGGCGTGCCGCGCCGGTGGTTCCATTGCCCCAGCTTGAGCTCGGCCGCCAGATCGCGCGCCGCCGCATAGGTGGTGCGCGGGCCGGCGATCAGGATCGCGTTCATCACCGAGAGCGCCGTGAGCGTCACCACGCCCACCATCAGCAGCTCGCCCGGCCGGCCGAAGCAGGCCCGCATCAGCTGCGCCGCCGGCGCCTCGCTGTACGCCAGCCCGTCCAGGCCCAGCACGCGCAGGTAGGCCCAGTTGGCCAGCAGATAGAGGCCCATCACCAGGCCCAGGCCCAGCAGCAGCGCGCGCACGATGCCGCGCTGCGGATCGCGCATCTCGGCCGAGAGCGTAGCCGCGTCGCTCCAGCCGCCATAGGCCAGGAACACGAACACCAGGGCCATGCCCCAGTCCTGCCGCGCCGGGTCGGCCACCGCCAGCGGCGTGAGCGGCGCATGGCCGGCCAGCACCTCGCTGCCCGCCCCCAGGCCCAGCGCCAGCAGGCCCGCCAGCACCACCAGCATCAGCCCCAGCTGGGTGCCCAGGCCCACCTGCACGCCCAGCAGGTTGAGGCCGGTGAGCAGCACGATCAGCCCGGCCGCCAGCAGCGCGCTGGCGTACGGCCCCAGCCAGGGCGAAAGGTCCACCACCTGGGCCAGGTAGTCGCCGAACACAAAGGCCAGCAGCGCCATCGAGCCCGTATGGATGACGGCAAAGCGCGACCAGGCGAACAGAAAGCCCAGCGGGTGGCCATAGGCGCGGCGCAGGAAGTGATAGTCGCCGCCCGGATCCGGAAACGCCGCCGCCAGCTCGGCAAAGCACAGCGCGCCGATGAAGGACAGCAGGCCGCCGAAGGCCCAGGCCAGGTAGAGCGCCTGGTCGCCCGCCAGCGCCTGCGCCACCATCGGCGAGGTCTTGAAGATCCCCGCACCCACCACCATGCCCACGCACAGCGCCACGGCATGGCGCGCGTCGAGGCGGCGCTCGGGCAGCAGCAGGGTCGGGTCTTGCGCAGGGGTGGAGGATGAAGAAGATGAAGGCATCAAGCCGCGCCGCAGGGTGCAAAGCCGCGATGCTAAACGCCAGCGGGGCGCGGCGGGCCGGCGGCAAGGCCGCCAAGGCCAGCGGCGGCGACATTGCCCCCCACTGCGGGGCGATTGACGTGCCACGGTCCTGCGCCTCCAATCCCGGCCATCCAAGCCATTCACTGGATAACGGCTCCGGCACGCGCATACCCTGAGACCGCAGTTGGCTTCAACGGCGAAACTTACAAGGTGCCGGATTTCGCAATCTGATCATGCTGTACAAATTGACTGCCAATCACCAACGAATCAAGGATGGGCGCGGCCTGCAGCGCGGCCACATGTCCGATGTTAGGGAGACAGCCGCCGGTGTTATGCAGCAAAACTGCGCCCTACAACCAAGTTAGGCCACAAGAATTCACCCCGCGTTCGTCCTCGCTCCCTCAATCCGATTCAAATGACCACTCGCCTCGTTCGCGCACTCACTGATGCTTATGTTGCTGCTGAAGCTGCAGGTATCGAAGATCAAGCGCTCTCGAAGTCGATCTCCGACATCTTCCTGGCCAATCATCTTGGGCACAGATTGCTACCAGGGGGGCAGGGTGCAGATGCGATCGACAGCGATGGAAATCACTACGAATACAAGTGCAACACCGGGAATCGTGTTCAGTGCATCTTCAATCTTGGAGCGAATCGCGGCCTTGATACGAACATCAGGCACGTGCGCGCCAAGTTTGCAGGCATTGAGGGCATCTACTACGCACAGTTGGCGTGGGGTCAAGTCGGGCAGGTCGCATACATCCCTACCCGATACTTCCTGCCCGCCCTCGAACAACACATCGAGAACAGCGTGCGAGGCGGGCTACTTGCATGGAATCTTCCGTGGGAATCTTTCCTCCGGCTGCAAGGTACGCGACTGGTCCAAGGCTCGCTGGTTCCAACCTATCCCAATGTCGCTACGCCGCTACTCAACGCTCACCTCGAAGCGCAGCGCCTGGGACTGGACATGGGCCTGTTCGCAAAGGGTGCTCACAACCACCTCTTTCTCGCGCAACGCGAAGGTCATCGGATTCCCGTGGGAGGCCATCAAGGACACGATGCGGTGGATGACGCCGGCGGCTACGAGTACAAGATTTCAATGGCAGGTATCTACAACTTTCACTTCGGTGCGCGAAAGTCAGAGCAAGAGAACCGCGCTCTGATCAGTGCCAAGTGCAACGGAATAGTTGCCGCGTACTGTGCTGAACGGACTTACGCTAGGCTCACAACTATCTATCGAATACCTGCGGAACCGTTACTACGCCTACTGCTGGCTAGGGAGCGCGCGACGGGAGGGGGGCAAATGAATCTGCAAATCCCCAAGAGTGAATTGAGGCCGTTCCGTACATTTCCGTGACATTCGGCACCGCCGCTTGTGGCCTAACCCCTCGCTCGACCGGACCCGCAACGGCATGCC
This portion of the Paucibacter sediminis genome encodes:
- a CDS encoding amino acid ABC transporter permease; protein product: MSELIDTYWLYFLVGQYPNGPLGGLALTLVLASLGLLLALPLGVLLGLARVSPLPWLRLPVTGLVFVVRGTPLLMVVFWAYFFLPGVTGLKTNQFATMLAALVLFDAAYLAEIVRAGLQALPKGQLQAARSLGMSYPQALRLVLLPQALRHMLPSLVNQFVSTIKETSLGTIIGLSELSYIANQINAQVLVKPLQVYATLAGSYFVLCFGLSRVAYALERRLNTRAA
- a CDS encoding APC family permease translates to MPSSSSSSTPAQDPTLLLPERRLDARHAVALCVGMVVGAGIFKTSPMVAQALAGDQALYLAWAFGGLLSFIGALCFAELAAAFPDPGGDYHFLRRAYGHPLGFLFAWSRFAVIHTGSMALLAFVFGDYLAQVVDLSPWLGPYASALLAAGLIVLLTGLNLLGVQVGLGTQLGLMLVVLAGLLALGLGAGSEVLAGHAPLTPLAVADPARQDWGMALVFVFLAYGGWSDAATLSAEMRDPQRGIVRALLLGLGLVMGLYLLANWAYLRVLGLDGLAYSEAPAAQLMRACFGRPGELLMVGVVTLTALSVMNAILIAGPRTTYAAARDLAAELKLGQWNHRRGTPTAAVLATSGVALALVGFGTLTRGGFATMVDYLSPVYWFFMTLSALALMVLRRREPDAPRPFRVPLYPWLPLAFAASSAYVLWSSLVYVKAGAVVGVGVLLLGALLMWPLRRRAG